One window from the genome of Carassius carassius chromosome 15, fCarCar2.1, whole genome shotgun sequence encodes:
- the il6r gene encoding interleukin-6 receptor subunit alpha → MWTRSTLKFVLCVLAAIKVQPAPEELCPRQEPLPGVLVLKLGSNVVFGCRGSITVDGVPLASASVMNKKYSKQRDITVSWTSQKHYTSATQLTSMRGNATTGTYQNTDSAMHTNAEGDTTVTVKPPVTIRKEQHTSRRVLRAVTQTTGQEEEVFGITMGTDFEQDDYEDYDYEEERSRVTRGIKKRTRWTLNGRQVHAGVERGGILRRPHLSLADAGNYSCYRGERLISTVRISVGVPPERPTLYCYRKFHTSKVRCDWTSKNPVTPRPLCYLIITRFFGNATRIPCSFSRSRCWCAFHVEEGDRDLHKAKLCIYNTAGSAMSPYHNFKLHDIIKPDPPTQVVVKAVEGQKHRLEVSWTYPSSWKHGFYVLHFQLRYRPQFHEQYQKVLIDDRMDRQLSWTIYDALPHIQYEVQLQAKDEFDGLWSDWTDTVYAVTWTAPETTTTSESITLEPLEPFPEGSGGSGEDPGVESEAIDEADCTAYARVWLYVPCVFGMCFLVVFTLLTVHLLRNRLHFMSKIGKQTLPFAFFLHSPRPVPAPVLSEQLPEEGKSLMSPPKHSQQDFLPVQQELQECIHLHNMDYFLSPGKDRQ, encoded by the exons ATGTGGACGCGATCTACACTCAAGTTTGTCCTCTGTGTTTTAGCTGCGATTAAAGTTCAGCCTGCCCCAGAAGAGCTGTGTCCTCGACAAG AGCCCCTTCCTGGAGTTTTGGTCTTGAAGTTAGGAAGCAATGTTGTGTTTGGCTGCAGGGGCAGTATCACTGTGGACGGTGTGCCATTGGCTTCGGCCAGTGTcatgaataaaaaatacagcaagcAGAGAGACATCACAGTCAGCTGGACATCCCAAAAGCATTATACTAGTGCTACACAGCTAACCAGTATGAGGGGAAATGCTACAACTGGGACATACCAAAACACTGATTCTGCTATGCACACCAATGCTGAAGGGGACACAACGGTCACCGTTAAACCACCTGTAACCATAAGAAAGGAGCAACACACTTCTAGACGTGTTTTGCGTGCTGTCACTCAAACTACTGGACAGGAGGAAGAGGTCTTTGGTATCACCATGGGGACAGATTTTGAGCAAGATGATTATGAGGACTATGATTATGAAGAGGAACGGTCCAGGGTGACAAGAGGCATCAAAAAGCGAACACGCTGGACTCTCAATGGACGACAAGTGCATGCTGGAGTGGAAAGGGGAGGGATTTTAAGACGGCCTCATCTCAGCCTGGCAGATGCTGGGAATTACAGCTGCTACAGAGGAGAGAGACTCATTTCCACAGTCAGAATCAGCGTAGGGG TGCCCCCAGAGAGACCCACTCTCTACTGCTACAGGAAGTTTCACACAAGTAAAGTCCGCTGTGATTGGACTTCCAAAAATCCAGTAACCCCACGGCCACTGTGTTACCTTATTATAAcacg ATTTTTTGGCAATGCCACTCGTATACCTTGTTCATTTTCCCGCTCCCGCTGTTGGTGTGCTTTTCATGTGGAAGAGGGTGACAGAGATCTCCATAAAGCAAAACTGTGCATTTATAACACAGCAGGCAGTGCCATGAGCCCTTACCATAACTTCAAGCTGCACGACATCA TTAAGCCAGACCCTCCGACTCAAGTGGTGGTGAAAGCAGTTGAGGGCCAGAAGCATAGGCTTGAAGTATCCTGGACTTATCCCAGTTCCTGGAAGCATGGCTTCTATGTCTTGCATTTCCAGCTGAGATACAGACCACAATTCCATGAGCAG TACCAGAAAGTGCTTATAGATGACAGGATGGACAGACAATTATCCTGGACAATTTATGATGCTCTGCCACACATTCAGTATGAAGTGCAGCTCCAGGCCAAGGATGAGTTCGATGGGCTCTGGAGTGACTGGACTGACACGGTCTATGCAGTCACTTGGACAG CTCCTGAGACGACTACTACTTCTGAGAGTATTACTTTG GAGCCCCTTGAGCCGTTTCCTGAAGGTTCAGGAGGATCTGGAGAAGACCCTGGTGTAG AATCAGAGGCAATAGATGAGGCTGATTGTACTGCATATGCTAGAGTGTGGCTGTATGTGCCATGTGTTTTTGGGATGTGTTTTCTTGTAGTCTTCACCCTGCTTACAGTCCATTTACTCAG GAATAGGCTGCATTTCATGTCTAAAATAGGAAAACAGACTTTGCCCTTTGCATTCTTCCTTCATTCCCCTCGACCTGTTCCTGCTCCTGTTCTCTCTGAGCAGCTTCCAGAGGAGGGAAAGTCACTGATGTCTCCTCCCAAACACAGCCAGCAAGACTTCCTTCCTGTTCAGCAAGAGCTGCAGGAGTGTATTCATCTGCATAACATGGATTACTTCCTGTCTCCAGGCAAAGACAGACAATGA